The genomic window AGGGCAACGCCACCAGCCACATCGAGGTAAACGTCGACCTGCCGGTGTTCATCGACCGCGCAGTCGATCTCGGCTGCCACGAGGGCTACCCCGGCCATCATGTGTTCAACATGCTGCTGGAGGAGAAGCTCGCAAACCAGCGCGGCTGGAAGGAATTCACCGTCTACCCGCTGTTCAGCCCGCAGTCCTTCATCGCCGAGGGCAGCGCCAACTTCGGCATCGACCTTGCCTTTCCGGGCGAGCAGCGCCTTGCGTTCGAGCAGAAGGTGCTGTTCCCGCTGGCCGGGCTCGACCCCAGCACGGCCCCGGCCCTGGCCGAGCTTGAGGATCTGACCAAGGCCCTCCAGCCCGCCCGCTACGCCATTGCGTCGGAATATCTGGCCGGAACCATCGACCGGGAGAAGGCCATCGAGCTCACCCAGAAGTACCAGCTGATGACCCGTGGCCTTGCCGAGCGGGCGGTGAAGTTCATCGACACCTATCGCAGCTACGTCATCAACTACGGCCTCGGGCAGGATATGGTGCGCGCCGCCGTCTACGGCGCGGGCGACAGCCAGGACGCCCGCTGGGCGGCCATGGAGAAGATCCTCTCCGAACCCACCCTGCCCGCCGACCTGACGCACGGAGCCAGCTGAGGCCCGTCTGTCGCCAAAAGGCCAAACGGGGCGAGACCGGCACCAGACATACCCCGTAAAGCCCCGTAGAGGCCCCTTACAGCACCGAAACAGGCCTGCCCGCTACACCCTCTAGCCGTGATAGGTAAAAACCCCTGTATGGGCGTTATAGGCCGATCTAGGGGCATATGGGTTTTTGTCCGGATTTTTTCTGGTCGCAGGAGGGGCTTACCCCTCCTGCACCTCCCATTAATTTGCCGGCCATTAATTTGCCGAGACGCGGTTCAGGCGCGCACTGGCACCACGGCCGCTTGAATATCGACAGGGCCGCGTTTCGGGCGACCTCTGGGAAGCAGCGCACGGTTGGCGCAGCCCTTTTCAAACGAAAGGGGGATCGCCAAGGGGGTCCGAGACCCCCTCGGCATGACTTTCAAAAGAAAACCCGGGAACCCTCAGAACTTCACGTTCATGGCGAGGCCGCCGCCGTTGCTGTCGCCCCAGGGGAACAGCTGGACGTTTTCATCCATCTTGGTGCTGAACAGGAACGCCGTGGCGGTGCCCAGCGCCGCGCCTGCCACCACGTCGTACCAGTGGTGGTGGTCGCTCTCCACGCGGGCGACGCCCACGGTTGCGGCCACGGCATAGGCGGGCAGGCCGTATTGCCAGCCGTAGCGCTGGTGGATGAAGGCGGCGGAGGCGAAGGAGATGCTGGTGTGGCCGGAGGGGAAGCTGTCATCCCCTTCCCCGTTCGGCCGCTCTTCGGGGAAGAGTTCCTTGAGGCCGTAGGTCGCGCCCGCGGTCAGGCCGACGCTGTAGCCCGCTTGCAGCACGCCGTTCCAGTCCTCCTGCACCGCAGCGCCGCCGAACGCGGCGGCGACGAGACCGGCCCGGCCCACGTCCGCCACCGTCTTCCAGCCTCCGGCCAGTGCCGGTTGGGCAGCCAGCGCAGTGGACAGCGCGAGGGCGCAGGTAAGGGTTTTGCTGCGTGCCATGCAAGTAAGCTCCCTGTTCTTGTAATTGGCCTGGTTAGATGCCCGCTGAACCTGACGGCGTGCTGACCGGCTCGATCATTCCGTTGTGCAGCAGCACCACCCGGTCCATTCTTCGGGCCAGTTCGCGGTTGTGGGTGGCGATGAGCGCCGAGGAGCCCTTGGCCCGCACCAGATGGAGAAAAGTCTCCAGCACCGTGAGGCCGGTCTCCTCGTCCAGATTGCCGGTGGGCTCGTCCGCCAGCACCAGCACCGGCTCGTTGGCGAGCGCGCGGGCCACGGCCACGCGCTGCTGCTCGCCGCCCGAAAGCTGCGCGGGCTGGTGGGTGAGCCGCTGGCCCAACCCCAGTTCGGTCAGCAAGTCGCGCGCCCGCGTCTCTGCCTCCGCCCGGCTGCGGCCGTAGATCAGCTGCGGCAGCACCACGTTCTCCAGCGCCGTGAAGTCCGGCAGCAGGTGGTGGAACTGGTA from Pedomonas mirosovicensis includes these protein-coding regions:
- a CDS encoding ABC transporter ATP-binding protein, producing the protein MSDPVLGVQHLSRSFKQGDAVIHVLKDVNLDVRPGEIVALLGASGAGKSTLLQAVGLLEGGFQGSIRIDGTECAKLGTGQRTAFRREKLGFVYQFHHLLPDFTALENVVLPQLIYGRSRAEAETRARDLLTELGLGQRLTHQPAQLSGGEQQRVAVARALANEPVLVLADEPTGNLDEETGLTVLETFLHLVRAKGSSALIATHNRELARRMDRVVLLHNGMIEPVSTPSGSAGI
- a CDS encoding phosphatase PAP2 family protein, which translates into the protein MARSKTLTCALALSTALAAQPALAGGWKTVADVGRAGLVAAAFGGAAVQEDWNGVLQAGYSVGLTAGATYGLKELFPEERPNGEGDDSFPSGHTSISFASAAFIHQRYGWQYGLPAYAVAATVGVARVESDHHHWYDVVAGAALGTATAFLFSTKMDENVQLFPWGDSNGGGLAMNVKF